One genomic segment of Pagrus major chromosome 13, Pma_NU_1.0 includes these proteins:
- the LOC141006953 gene encoding gap junction delta-2 protein-like, with protein sequence MGDWSILGRFLTEVQNHSTVIGKIWLTMLLIFRILLVALVGDAVYSDEQSKFTCNTLQPGCNNVCYDTFAPVSHLRFWVFQIVLVSTPSIFYIVYVLQKITKNEKVEVKKVEVVPRSSPSFERDKHIGGEETTMEAGGSYNPTYNNEEWCVRGEECEERSQLDEETREVGKDPTELSSQVLLIYIIHVLLRSIMEIIFLIGQYYLFGFEVPHLYRCETYPCPNRTDCFVSRATEKTIFLNFMFSVSLGCFILNIVELHYLGWIYIFRVLFSACCICCKSNRDPMRQVELYSDNNPLLLELKHSLRGRVVLQTTSPMSRDKIRSVPNQGSAISFETDSTLECTSKRNPDEKERTKTKLHNMAKTGRGKKSWL encoded by the coding sequence ATGGGAGACTGGTCCATTCTTGGCCGCTTCCTAACCGAGGTTCAAAACCATTCCACAGTCATCGGCAAGATATGGCTGACGATGCTGCTCATCTTCCGCATCTTGCTCGTGGCCCTGGTGGGGGATGCCGTCTACAGCGACGAGCAGTCCAAGTTTACCTGCAACACCCTACAGCCTGGATGCAATAATGTCTGCTATGACACTTTTGCTCCTGTCTCACACTTGCGCTTTTGGGTCTTTCAGATCGTCCTTGTCTCCACGCCTTCTATCTTCTACATTGTCTACGTCTTGCAGAAAATCACCAAGAATGAAAAGGTAGAGGTCAAGAAGGTTGAAGTGGTACCCAGGTCCTCGCCTTCATTTGAAAGGGACAAACACATAGGAGGAGAAGAGACAACGATGGAAGCTGGCGGTTCTTATAACCCAACCTATAATAATGAGGAGTGGTGTGTTCGGGGAGAAGAGTGTGAGGAGAGGAGCCAGCTGgatgaggaaacaagagaggTAGGAAAGGACCCTACTGAGCTCTCCAGCCAAGTACTGCTTATCTACATCATACATGTCCTGCTGCGCTCCATCATGGAGATAATCTTCCTCATTGGGCAGTATTACCTTTTTGGATTTGAAGTTCCACACCTTTACCGCTGTGAAACTTACCCCTGTCCAAACAGAACCGACTGCTTCGTGTCTCGAGCGACAGAGAAGACCATCTTCCTCAACTTCATGTTCAGTGTCAGTCTAGGCTGCTTCATCCTGAACATTGTGGAGCTGCATTATCTAGGCTGGATATACATTTTCAGAGTCTTGTTCTCTGCATGCTGCATATGCTGTAAGTCAAATAGAGACCCCATGCGGCAGGTGGAATTATACTCGGACAACAACCCACTGTTGCTTGAGCTCAAGCACTCTTTACGCGGCAGGGTCGTCCTGCAGACCACCTCTCCCATGTCCCGGGACAAGATCCGCAGTGTGCCGAACCAGGGCTCGGCCATCTCCTTTGAGACGGACTCTACACTGGAGTGCACTTCGAAGAGGAATCCAGATGAGAAGGAACGCACAAAGACTAAACTGCACAACATggccaaaacaggaagaggcaaaAAATCATGGCTGTAA